The Paenibacillus sp. RC334 nucleotide sequence TTGTACGTTCGTCATGAACATTCTTCTCGATAAGGTACTGGTGATCCGCCATACATGCCACCTGCGGCAAATGAGTGATCGAGAATACCTGACAGACAGAAGACAAACGATACAGTTTTTCGGCAATGGATTGAGCGGCGCGACCGCTTACCCCGGTATCCACCTCGTCAAAAATGAGTACCGGAATTTGATCATGACGTGCAAAAATACTTTTCATCGCCAACATGATACGGGACAGTTCACCACCCGAAGCAATTTTGCCCAGCGGACGAAGCGGCTCCCCCGGATTCGGGGAAATCAGAAATTCTGCATTATCGATGCCCTGCTTGGTTGGTCGTACCCGCCGACCTTTATATTCATATCCGCGCGGATCTTCAATCGGATCAATACGTACCTTGAGTGACGTTCTTTCCATTTGCAGATCCTTTAGCTCCTGCTCTACCTGCTCGGCCAGCTCTTCAGCACAAATTTCACGCGCTTCTGTAAGCTCTTCTGCAATCTGAAGCAAATCCGAAAGCAACTCATCCCGCTTTGCAATTAATTGCTCCAGCCGTTCATCCTTATTCTCCAGCATATCGGTTTCCTGCTCAATACGGCTATAGTATTCCAAAATCTGCTCTATACTATCACCATATTTTCGCTGTAACCCTGTAATTTGATTCAGACGTTGCTCCACTTCATGCAGCTTGCCCGGATTAAATTCAATATCCTCACGGTATGAACGTAATTGGAACGCCGCATCCTCCAGCTGGTAAAAAGCAGATTGAATCTGCTCCGCAATAGGCTGAAGGCTTTTGCTGTCGTAGCTTTGGACATCATTCAGTCTGGACAACACGTTATTGATCATATCCAGTCCACCTCTGCCACTTAGCAGATCGTAGGCTCCTGATATCCCATCCATCATTTTCTCACTATGGGATAGCTTGACCCGTTCTTCTGTCAATAATTCATCCTCTCCCAATTTAAGCTCGGCAGCGGCAATTTCCTCCAACTGAAATCGATACATGTCCAATAACTGATAGGCCTTTTGACTGGAACTTTGCAGCTCCCGTACTTCTTTTTCCGCTTTGACAAAAGCATTGTAGCGCTCTCTGTAAAGCGTTTTGACCGGACCGATGACCGAATCACCGAACGTATCCAGCAACGCCAGATGG carries:
- the recN gene encoding DNA repair protein RecN → MLVTLSIRNLAVVEAVDVHFYKGFHVLTGETGAGKSIIIDALGLIAGGRGSADLVRYGCDKAEMEALFELPVKHPVWATLEEQGIKANAEEHLLIRRELTVQGKSSSRINGQMVNLTMLREVGEQLVNIHGQHEHQSLLRADRHLALLDTFGDSVIGPVKTLYRERYNAFVKAEKEVRELQSSSQKAYQLLDMYRFQLEEIAAAELKLGEDELLTEERVKLSHSEKMMDGISGAYDLLSGRGGLDMINNVLSRLNDVQSYDSKSLQPIAEQIQSAFYQLEDAAFQLRSYREDIEFNPGKLHEVEQRLNQITGLQRKYGDSIEQILEYYSRIEQETDMLENKDERLEQLIAKRDELLSDLLQIAEELTEAREICAEELAEQVEQELKDLQMERTSLKVRIDPIEDPRGYEYKGRRVRPTKQGIDNAEFLISPNPGEPLRPLGKIASGGELSRIMLAMKSIFARHDQIPVLIFDEVDTGVSGRAAQSIAEKLYRLSSVCQVFSITHLPQVACMADHQYLIEKNVHDERTMTQIEALNEDGRVKELARMLGGVEITEKTLHHAQEMLNLAEGKKA